A region of the Elaeis guineensis isolate ETL-2024a unplaced genomic scaffold, EG11 Super_Scaffold_1000033, whole genome shotgun sequence genome:
AGCAGATCGGTCTGACCTCTTTCGAGCACTCTCCTTCTCCAGTCCGTTCTCCTTctacagatgccgacacttgacggcttATTTAtgtaactttttatttttattttagacttcttataattttaatttaatttaataaaatgataaaatttatttataaattttttatataaattttttatttttatttttaatttttaatttataaaaaatattataaatatatattaaatatatatatattcataaattatttttaaaatatatatatataaattattagcgacagaattaTTTTTGACGAAATGTTGGATGCCAAAAaacatattagtgacaaaaaattgatcgtaaataaatttaaaaatattaaaattttatattaaattaataatgatgaaaatatttttattgtaaataattgataatttgttagtgatgaaaatattcgtaaaaaattatcatatttacgatgaaaaatttacgtcactaatatttttttaaatttaatttttataaaaatttttaattaaattaataatgataataatttttattataaataattgatatttattagcaGCGAAAATTTACGTcagaaattatcatatttacgataaaaaatttacatcgctaatatttttttaaatttaaattttataaaattttttaattaaattaataatgatgaaaatatttttattgtaaataattaataatttattagtgataaaaatttatgtcgaaAATTAGtatatttgtgacaaaaaatttatgttactaatatttttttgattttcacaaaaatttttaattaaattaataacgacgaatatgattcatcataaataatttttttattaataacgtaatattttatcataaattattttttttatgactaaaatttttcatcgtaaataattttcgaaaaaaaaatttttagcgatgaaaattttttatcgataatatcaattattagcggcgaaaatttttttccatcgttATAAATTATCAACGACATCATTATTTGTGCCTAAATATTAATGacgataatttcatcgctaataactattagtgatgaaaatcgattattagcgataaatttttttcatcgctaatatcctaTTCTGTTGTAATATAGTTTTTCAATTGAGCATCTTATTAGAAGAAAGTTTAATATCTGAATACACAACAATGTGTGACCAATGGCAAGAGGAGATACGTTAGGAGGCACGTCGGAAGCTACAACAAGAGATGGTTCAGATGAAAAAAATAGTGCAGAaagagatgaaaaaaataattcatactaTGATGTTGAAACTCAACTAATTATGTGCTTCTCGATCTGATCATGATTGTTTAAATGTGtgataatttattttgaattctaaattattttattataagatATTTTAAGAAAACTTAATATAACATATGTGCTTGACATATTCATTTTTAAGATCCAATAATAAGTGAAAGACCTAATCCTGTTATAATATTTTGAGAGTTTGGAAGATTTAATGATACCATAAATCATAGAAGGCATAGCACTCTTGGAAGAAGCTAAAGTGACACCATCAGCAGTCATACATATCAATATCACTTATATATATCCTGCCATAATGAGTGATTTGTAAGCAAAATATTATCgtgttgtaattgatttattacaatCTGTTTTAATAACAAAATGACTCTATAAGTAGACATCAATCTAATCATGATCAGAATATAATTTGCATTGACATTTACAATTTTTATAAGAAGGCAAATACATTATTATGATAACTAGGATTGACCAACAAATTCATTAAGTCTATAAATTAGGAAAATCAAAATAATCATGATTAAACAAAATATAGCTACAAAGCTGTTATATCTTCCTATCTCCCCTTAACATAAGTTGGCTTCTAAGCTTAACAAGCTGATATTCTAATAGAGATTTTTTAGATTCTTCACTTTCCTTCTGAATTTAGATTAGCCACTTCTTAGCCtccaatttttcaatttttttctacaattTGTTCATTATCTTGAATATACGTCCAACCCATTAGAGATCAACTGTTGAAAGTAATTACAACTCTCATCAAACggcaaagaaaattaaaaataatttttattatccttCTTATTATAACATCAAATCAAGTAAAACAAAATCAAATAAAAcaaattttttacatcataattaagaCATGTCCGAAACCTCCTTCCCGAATTTGCACTGATacatgatatttttatcacagcTGAAAAATGGCAATGACATTATCTTTGAACCATcactacattttttttttttttttttcccaaactTCCGAACTGGAAGAATTCATTTCCtagttgagagagagagaaagcaagagagatagagagaacaagataGAGaccaaaaaaaactaaaataagaGTCATTTACatagttttgataaaaaatttgatgccatcTAGATATGTCGCCGCATGGACTCTTTTAAATCTAAACCATtctaaataaaatcttaaaataaatcGATAATTCCACGTCAATCAACTAACGGCAAACACATTATCAGATAGGCACTAGCAACAAGATCGGACCATATTTAGATGATGAGAAGCAGATATTGCAAGGCTCTGCAAGATATAGAATTGACATTATAGAAACTGAAAATACAGAAGATATTTATAaatcaagataaaatattttttttttacttttatctaaaaaataaaatatatatatatttttttctatatcaaCAAAAGAGACTACATGAGACTACATAAGCGGATCACATGAGATCATTTGACAATTTTAGTATAACAAGCTAGTAAAATTATAAGCAAAATCTAAAttaaaccaatttaaaaatttaatgatcTGGCCctactaaataaaaattttaaaataaatttgaacacccttaaaaaatttattttttatataattaaatctataattaaaattatagttaaacaaaaaGGGGCGTAACATCTGCATCCTTTTGGGCAAAAAGTTAATTACTAATTACGTCTAGACTCACGAACACACTCGCTGGCACAAAATTAACGTgtgacaatatatatatatatatatatatatatatatatatatatatatatatatatatatatatatatatatattctaaggATACACACGTAAACATACGTACGACTGCAACATGACACAAAACACACGGACTTCTACACAGGCAAAAGCCCCTTCACCGCGTAGGGACCTTGCAAGCCCTGTCTGCCTATATCGGAATACCAGAGATCTTGACGGATTTGACCTCCGGCTTCTTGCCCCCCTTCTTGGGCACGGTGATAGTGAGCACGCCGTTCTCCATCGCCACCTTCACTTGATCCATCTTCGCGTTCTCCGGCAGCCGGAACCGCCTCAGGAATCTGCCGCTGCTCCTCTCCACGCGGTACCACTTTTCGGTCTTCTCCTCCTGTCCCCGGCGCCGCTCGCCGCTGATCTGGAGGACGTTGCCCTCTTCCACCTCAACTTTGACCTCCTCCTTCTTGAGCCCGGGGAGGTCAGCCTTGAAGACGTGGGCCTCCGGCGTCTCCCTCCAGTCGAAACGGGCGCTGGCGAAGGCGGAGGTCTCGCTTGGAAAAGATAGGGAGAGGGCTTTCTTGAAGGGAAAGCTGTCGAAGGGATCCCAGGGATCGAAGATGCTCGAACCGAATCCGAAGCCATGGGGAACGAGCGACATCTTTCTTTTCTGCAGCTCCAGAAGAGATTCTTGAGAGATTGGGAGGAAGGGAGGGACGAGGAGGAATGTTTCATAAGGGAATGCGAGATCGGGGGTAAAGCCGTAAAGGTTGGGTGATCGCCTTCTAGAGAGTtccagtgtttttttttttattttttttgagaaaagggCACCCGCGGCGCACTGTAGCAGCGACCTCGAGTTTCTTCTAGCACCTTCTTGGACTggccggttttttttttttttttaatacaaattGGAGGGCTTAAAGCATGAGTATGAAGAAACGTTTGCATATGTTTTgatagagtaattctttgtgcaccgggcACGGTGCAGAGAATCGTGCGCCGTGTTATATGATTTGCTTACGTACAGATTTGgagatgttaaaaaaaaaatatttttttgatcgaTCCTAATGCTAGAGCAAATCATCATGTGCGGTGCATAATTTTCTACACGTAATGCGCAAAGAATTTCGCCTTTCGAAATCCTTGGGAGCCAAACTACAGTTTGTAATATATAAACATCCTTTAAGTCCGCTAGCTACTGTCCAAGCTGCCGCATAGTTTCCTTCTCTTAGAATATACGTAGCttaaaatgtatatatatatatatatatatatatatatatatatatatatatatatatatatatatatatatatatatatatatatatatataaaacaatgAAATGATAATAACAGAATCATCTTTAATGTATAACTGTGATGCACGATAACTCAAAATAGCACATTCTATTCTCTCTCATGCTGCTACTAATTCAGCATAGGATATTGAGCATGATGAGAGTGGGCGACCAGTTATACAAACAAGATTAGCGTTGCAGCCTCTCAAAATATAACCTGCAGCTGTTGTCAATACTCTAACAGCCCcatcaaaatttaatttcagaACAGTCTGGGGAGGCAGAATCCATTTAACAATTGGACAATATGGTGGGTCTACAGGCCAAGATTTTTGTCAGTACTTTGTGTTCTAAATTAATTGTTAATATAAGAGGAATCATTATCTAGCATGTACATTGAAGAGTACCTTTCCAGCTGCATAGCTATATTCTTTTGATTCTGAAAACTCTGGCTATTTTTCGAGCTTACTTGCCACAATTGTTATGTTAAACAGGCTAAAGAGAAGTTAGTTTTTCTCTACCTGGGCAtttgaaataaattcaaatattgcCGGCAAAGAAGAAGGCTTGAATCGTTGGCATTAATTATTGAGTAAATGCCAGCAATGCTATGCAAAAGGGCATTGAATAACGATATGATTAAGGTCTGCAATTTGCTTAGAACATAAACGACATCCCAACGTAGCTTGAAGAATTAGACCTAATCATAAGTAACTCGAGCATCGTCGGTTACGCCTTCGACGATCATCGGTTTGTGGAGGATGACGACTGAAAGGAGTCTTCTGAGATAGGTTCCATCCAAATTGCTTCTAATCAGGAAGACGGATCTCAATGGCACCCACTTGGGTTGTATTTTTTGATACAAGATCTATTTGCAACGTACTTCGAGCTAATATAACTCCTAGCAAAAAAATTTTACTCTCATATGCACCCATAGTTTCCATACCCAGATAAaagaattgtttttttttttttttgttattacaaAAGAAGGagcttggggggggggggggcataTGTATAGCAATTTCCTCTGGGTGTGATCATAAGGACCCCTTCCAGCGATGAATATCCAATTCGAAGGGCGAAAATGACTTTCGCCCTATAGTAGATAAAAGAATTGTTGTTATCTATATTAGGTTCTGTCAGCATGTTACAGATTTCACCAAGGGATATGCTGCTGAGTTTATTTGTTCCTCAAACAATCTGATCAGTCCATGAACTAATAGGCAACGGCGTCATGTTTAAATGAAACATCATTTCAGAGGGAAGAATAGATGCAGCTTTTCTAGGTCCCGTATCCTGTCTTCAGTTATGAATTCATTCACCTAAGCATTAGTAAGATCCACCTCCTTGTTCAAAAAAGTAGGCCATTCATTTAATGGAATATTTGAACACTAATCATGAAGTCCCTAAACATTGGAATTAGATCCCACGAAACACATAAATTGGAATTGGATATATTGAGCAGCCGTTACTATATTACCTCCAAATAACTGAAGTGTGATGCGGGGGTTTACAATTATACCAATAGCCCATAAAGCACTATTTTCTTGTCATAACTTTTGCCCATAGACTTTGAGTTTACCACTAGCTAGCCAGCTAATTTGCAAATTAGTGCTTATTAGCGGATGCAAAGAAATTTGAAGACAAGTCCTCCTTGTGCTTAGGAGTGCAAATTACTTCTCAAGAAATTGCGTGCAATCGATGATTAGAAATGTCATGCCCCTACAAGAAAAGCTCTAAATTCCTTCTTCAATTTCTTTAACGTGGTAACAGTCACATATGTAATTGTCATAGTATATGTTGGTTCTTAAATATGGGTTTGGATCGTCTATGTGGATAAAATCCGATCCAGCTTCGAATGCAGTTCTTGAGAGTTACTTTGGTAACTTCTCGTAACTAAAAATGCTAAAAATTGCCTTGAAATAGTAGAGATATAAAGTTCTGATGTTTCTCTAAAACACTCCACCAAAACATTTGAAAAACTCTCTGAAAAATAAGAACACATCTTAGAGGCATTTGGGCTGTGGAAATCAAGTGCATTCCATCTTATGATTATACTTCTGACCTAGGAGTTGTGTGGTTTGATCATGATCTggtttatgcaaaaaaaattagtttcattTAATTTTTGGTGCAAGGTAATCAAAAACTTGTAGATTCTTATATTTATATTTCAACAGTATAGATTGACAATGATGATAAAATTGATTGCAGCAAAATTGCTTTTCCTACGAAGAAAAGAGCCTTCTATTGGCACCCATCAATTCTACCTGCTATCTTAAATATAAGAGAAGCATAATCAGCAACTAAGAGTCTAGTGCCAGATATAGGAATATCAAGATACTGCTATACCCTTTCCTTGATAGGTACTTGAAAATATGACAAACTTAGGCCTTCATTTGTGCAAAAGTAGAAgtgctaaatttaattataagatttCCTAATATTGACCATTTGTCTTGATAATttgcaaaaaaacaaaaaaatccaA
Encoded here:
- the LOC140854530 gene encoding 18.1 kDa class I heat shock protein-like, with product MSLVPHGFGFGSSIFDPWDPFDSFPFKKALSLSFPSETSAFASARFDWRETPEAHVFKADLPGLKKEEVKVEVEEGNVLQISGERRRGQEEKTEKWYRVERSSGRFLRRFRLPENAKMDQVKVAMENGVLTITVPKKGGKKPEVKSVKISGIPI